aagacattatagttcctagaatactgaagatgactccggttatgagatacagacaaccaagttctttatgattgcagtacaccaccacccactggactgcttaagacagctaaaagtgttggatttcaatattcacggtaatcatgtttgcttggaagctgtagtcattataactattgatttagtataagcatagaaccaatccggtagtaagatatacgatagtagctaatctaccatataagatataagtcgcttgtggaatagcactaccaataataatcaagaagatcatactgtatacccaaataattacccatccactgactacatttcgagtcataaaatgttgtcgtatcaacattcgagtattcaaagctcgaatttcagataaaagagctaagttaatgagagaggacataaatactaacaaaccaccggttttggatgggattacttttaacaccgcataatatgctaaaaagtaccattcaggtacgatatgaagcggagttacaaaccggttcactggtatggagttatctgggtgcgataattcgacatagctgtgatgttaaggagcataggagatgctacacgccttaattggtactgcattgatataattatcgtacaagcactcagctagttatttgagagacactcacgagcccaaaaccataacttcgtaatctcaatggtttgtgatagaaccataacacaatgatctttacacagttcaaccctgtattata
This portion of the Besnoitia besnoiti strain Bb-Ger1 chromosome Unknown contig00229, whole genome shotgun sequence genome encodes:
- a CDS encoding cytochrome b (encoded by transcript BESB_042630) → MVLGSYVELSHPDNSIPVNRFVTPLHIVPEWYFLAYYAVLKVIPSKTGGLLVFMSSLINLALLSEIRALNTRMLIRQHFMTRNVVSGWVIIWVYSMIFLIIIGSAIPQATYILYGRLATIVYLTTGLVLCLY